Sequence from the Fusobacterium perfoetens genome:
TCATTAATAAATAAATTATTATATTTTGTTATATACCCCTTATACAGACTGCCGGGAGCTTCAGCTTTAGCAGTTGTTACAACATATATTTCCGATAATCCAGCAGTACTTAGTCTTGCTGCAAATAAAGAATTTAGAAAATATTTTAAAAATTATCAGTTTACTGCTCTTACTAACCTAGGAACATCATTTGGAATGGGATTTATTGTATCTGCTTTTATGGTTGCACAAGGTGGAATTATGAAAGAGAGTTTATTTAAACCTGTACTTCTTGGAAATTTAGGAGCTGTTGTAGGAAGTATAGTAAGTGTTAATCTTATGATTCACTATAGCAAGAAATATTTTGCATCTTGTGGTGAACTTGACAATCAAGAAGTTACAGATAAATTTGTTCTTGAAACAAGAGAAATAAGAAGAGGATCTGTTTTTGAAAGATTCCTTGAAGCTATGCTTGAAGGAGGAAAAGTAGGAGTAGGAATGGGAATGGCTATTATTCCAGGAGTAATAATAATATGTACTACTGTTCTTATGCTGACAAATGGAATGCCTGAAGGAGGATATACAGGGGCAGCTTATGAAGGTATAGGTATACTTCCTGTAATAGGATCAAAACTTACATTTATACTGAAGCCATTATTTGGATTTTCAAGTCCGCAGGCAATAGCATTTCCAATAACAGCTCTTGGAGCAGTTGGAGCAGCTATAGGACTTGTTCCTCAATTTATAAAAGAAGGAGTTATAGGGCCAAGAGAAATCACAGTATTTACAGCTATGGGAATGTGTTGGAGCGGATATTTAAGTACTCATGTGGCTATGATGGATAGCTTGAATTACAGAGAGCTTACAGGAAAGGCAATATTCAGTCATACGATTGGTGGAATAGCAGCAGGAATAGCAGCTAATCTATTATATACATTTTTCTGTTAAAATTAATTTATAAAATCTTACATTAATATATATGAAAAAATAATATAATAAAAAAGCATTTTAAGAACGGAAATAGAAAGTTATTTTTCTTTTCCGTTTTTTTCTTTTGAATTTTGTTTTATAATAATCTAAATTTTTTGAGCCATTGAAAATGAAGAAAAAAAATTAAAAATATTTTAAAAAATTACTTGACAGAATTGAGAGAAGAAGGTATAATCTTCTATGTCTTAATAAACCTAAATCAAGAAAACTCTATTACCATATATTGTTATTATATGGGAGGATTACAGAATATCCGAAAGGTAAATGGAGGTGTACGATGAGAGTAAATATTCAATTAGAATGTACAGAATGTAAAAGAAGAAATTATAGTACTTCAAAAAACAAGAAAAACACTACAGAAAGATTAGAAGTGAATAAATACTGTAAGTGGGATAAAAAAGTTACTTTACACAAAGAAACTAAAAAATAATTTTAGTATTTAGGAAATAGTTATCAACATGCAGGTCAATGGCTCAATTGGTAGAGCATCGGTCTCCAAAACCGAGGGTTGGGGGTTCGAGTCCCTCTTGACCTGCCATTTTTTATGGATACTAATAAAAAGGTGGATTAAACTATGAAATTGTTTAAAGATGTAAAAATGGAATACTCAAAAGTAGAGTGGCCTAGAAAGAAACAAGTAGTTCATGCTACTGTATGGGTTGTTGTGATGAGTGTTGCATTGAGCATATATTTAGGGGTTTTTGATATAGTTGCTTTAAGACTTTTAAAGATACTTGTATCTCTATTCGGAGGACAATAATAATGAAAACAGTTTTAGAAAAAAAATGGTTTATGATACATACATATTCAGGGTATGAAAAGAAAGTGAAAACTGACTTAGAGCAAAAATTAGAAGCTCTGGGTATGAATACCATAGTTACCAAAGTATTAGTACCAGAAGAACAGTCAGTTGAACTTAGAAGAGGAAAGAAAAAAACAATAAGCAGAAAGTTATTCCCTGGATACGTAATGTTGGAAATGTATGCTACGAGAGAAGAAAGTGAAGATGGAATCAATTATAGCGTAGACTCTGATGCTTGGTATGTAGTAAGAAATACAAACGGAGTAACAGGTTTCGTAGGTGTAGGATCAGATCCAATTCCTATGGAAGAAGAAGAAGTAAAAAACATCTTCAAAGTTATCGGATACAGCGTTGAAAACAGTGAAAGTGAAGATGCAGAATTAATAGCAGTAGATTTTGCTGAGGGAGATTATGTAACTCTACTTGAAGGTGGATTTGCAGGTCAACAGGGAAAAGTTGCTGAAATTAATTTAGAAAATAGAAAAGTAAAAGTAATGGTGGAGATGTTCGGAAGAATGACTCCTGTAGAAGTAAACATTACTGGTGTTGAAAAGGATTAGTCATTTGAACTAATCAGTGGGAGATAAATCACTAGTACCACATAAGGAGGAAATTTAAAAAATGGCAAAAGAAGTTATTAAAATAATTAAATTACAATTACCAGCAGGAAAAGCTAACCCTGCACCACCAGTTGGACCAGCTCTTGGACAACACGGTGTTAACATCATGGAGTTCTGTAAAGCATTCAATGCAAAAACTCAAGATAAATCAGGATGGATTATTCCAGTTGAAATTTCTGTATACAATGACAGATCATTCACATTTATAATGAAAACTCCACCTGCATCAGATTTATTAAAGAAAGCTGCTGGAGTTCAATCTGGAGCTGGAAACTCTAAAAAACAAGTTGCAGGAACTATCACTAAAGAAAAATTAAAAGAAATTGCTGAAACAAAAATGCCAGACTTAAATGCTGGATCATTAGAAGCTGCAATGTCTATAATAGCAGGATCTGCAAGATCTATGGGAATCAAAATAGAAGACTAATTACAGATCCAATCTTTGTTGGATATATTAAGTGGTAGGAGAAATCCAGTGACCACAAAAGGAGGAAATTTTTAAAATGGCAAAACACAGAGGAAAAAAATACTTAGAAGTAGCTAAGTTAGTAGATACAACTAAATTATATGAAGTTAAAGAAGCTTTAGAATTAATTAAAAAAACAAGAACAGCTAAGTTCTTAGAAACAATAGAAGTGGCATTAAGACTTGGAGTAGACCCAAGACATGCAAGCCAACAAATCAGAGGGACAGTTGTTTTACCACACGGAACTGGAAAAACTGTTAAAATATTAGCAATCACTCAAGGTGAAAACATAAACAAAGCTTTAGAAGCTGGAGCAGATTATGCTGGAGCTGAAGAATATATTGAAAAAATCCAACAAGGTTGGTTAGATTTTGATATCGTAATCGCTACTCCAGATATGATGCCTAAACTAGGAAGACTAGGAAAAATATTAGGAACTAAAGGTTTAATGCCTAACCCTAAATCAGGAACAGTTACTCCAAATATTGCAGCAGCTGTATCTGAATTCAAAAAAGGTAAATTAGCATTCAGAGTAGACAAATTAGGATCAATTCATGTACCAATCGGTAAAGCTGATTTTGATGACGAAAAAGTTTACGAAAACTTTAAAGCATTCATGGGAGAAATCATCAGATTAAAACCTGCAGATGCAAAAGGACAATACTTAAGAACTGTAGCAGTTTCATTAACAATGGGACCAGGAGTAAAAATTGATCCATTATTAGTTGCTAAAGAAATTGGTGCATAATTAAGTTAACAAAGTTGGATAAGCAAATTAATATAGATCCAAACTAAAGACAGTGGGTGGCGAAAGCCATAAATCCTACCGAGGTTGGACAGAAGTTCAGTAACCTCAGAAGAGTTTATGACCTCCGTTCCACTTCAAAAATGGTGCGGAGGTTAATTTTAAATAAAAGAGGAGGTGAAATCGTAAAATGGCAAATCAAGCAAAAGTTCAAGCAGTAGCTGAATTAGCAGACAGAATTAAAAGAGCTCAATCTATCGTTTTAGTTGACTATCAAGGAATCAATGTTAAAGATGAAACTAAATTAAGAAAATCTTTAAGAGAATCTGGTGGAGAATACCTAGTTGCTAAAAATAGATTATTCAAAATAGCACTTAAAGAAGCAGGAGTTGAAGATTCATTTGACGATATACTAGAGGGGACAACAGCATTCGCATTCGGATATGATGATGTTGTAGCACCAGCTAAAGTTATGAATGAAGTTTCTAAAGCTAATGCAAAAGCAAAAATATTCAACATTAAAGGTGGATATTTATCAGGAAAAAGAGTTAGTGAAGCAGAAGTTGTTGCACTAGCAAGCTTACCATCAAGAGAACAATTACTATCTATGGTGTTAAACGGAATGTTAGGACCAGTAAGAAAACTTGCTTACGGTTTAGTAGCAGTAGCTGACAAAAAAGAAGCAGCAGCTGAATAATTAAAAAATTAAAGTAAAAATCAAATTATCGAAATTATAGGAGGAAATTATAAATGGCATTCAATAAAGAACAATTTATCGCTGACTTAGAAGCTATGTCAGTTTTAGAATTAAGAGAATTAGTATCAGCTTTAGAAGAGCACTTCGGAGTAACAGCAGCAGCTCCAGTTGCAGTAGCAGCAGGACCAGTTGCAGCTGAAGTTGAAGAAAAAACTGAATTTGATGTTGTATTAACAAACGCTGGAGACAAAAAAATCGGAGTTATTAAAGAAATCAGAGGAATAACTGGATTAGGATTAAAAGAAGCTAAAGACTTAGCTGACAACGGTGGAGTTATTAAAGAAGGAGCTTCTAAAGAAGAAGCTGCTGAAATTAAAGCTAAATTAGAAGCTGCTGGAGCTACAGTAGAAGTTAAATAGTTTTATTTCTAATACAATAAATTGTACTGAATAAACAAAGCAATAGGCACTCAAAAATGAGTGCCTATTTTAATCATGTTATAGAGTATTGAGTTTTTATATCTAATTTTTTACTTAGTTAATACTTAATCTGTTGAAAATAATATAATTATAACTGTATGTTGTTTTCAATAGGTTAAGTATTGACAATAAAAATTGAAGGGGTGTGAGTAAATGGGGAAACTCGTTGAAAGATTAAATTTTGGAAAAATAAAAGAAAGAGGAGAAATGCCTCATTTCCTTGAATTTCAATTGAATTCTTACGAAGATTTTATTCAAGCAAACAAGAATCCATTGTCAAGAGAAGATAAAGGATTAGAATCTGCATTTAGAGAAATATTTCCAATAGAGTCTTCTAATGGAGACATTAAACTGGAATATATAGCTTATGAACTTCATGAAGCTGAAAAACCTTTAAATGATGAGTTAGAATGCAAGAAAAGAGGAAAAACATACTCTGCTTCATTAAAAGTGAGATTGAGATTAACAAATAAAAAAAGCGGAAATGAAATTCAGGAAAGCTTAGTATATTTTGGAGAACTTCCTTTAATGACTCCAAGAGGAACATTTATTATAAATGGTGCGGAAAGAGTTGTTGTATCACAGTTACATAGATCACCAGGAGTATCTTTTGATAAAGAAGTAAATCTTCAAATAGGTAAAGACCTTTTTGTTGGGAAAATTATTCCATATAAAGGAACTTGGCTTGAATTTGAAACAGATAAAAATGACTTTTTAAATGTTAAAATCGACAGAAAGAAAAAAGTATTAGCTACAGTATTCTTAAAAGCTATTGATTTCTTTGATACAAACGAAGATATCATGAATGAGTTTTTAGAAATAAAAGAATTAGATTTATCAACATTCTATGAAAAATATGCAAACAAACAAGATTTACTTGATGAATTAAAAGTTAAAATGGAAGGAAGCTTCCTTAAAGAAGATATAATTGACGAAGAAAATGGAGAATTTATAGGAGAGGCTTCAACAGTAATAAGTGAAGAACTTATCAGCAAAATTATAGATAAGAGAATAATGAGCATTACTTACTGGGAAGTTAAACCTGAAGAAAAAATTCTGGCAAATACTATTTTAAATGATTCAACTGAAACTAAAGAAGAAGCAGTTACAGAGGTATTTAAGAAATTAAGACCAGGAGACTTAGTAACAATAGATTCAGCTAAATCTCTTATAAAACAAATGTTCTTCAATCCTCAAAGATACGATCTTGAGCCTGTTGGAAGATATAAATTAAATAAGAGATTAGGACTTGATATTCCTGAAACACAAATTCTTTTAACAAAAGATGATATTGTAAGAACTATGGAAATTATTATGGACCTTTATAATGGAGAGGGACATACAGATGATATAGATAACTTATGTAACAGAAGAATAAGAGGAGTAGGAGAACTTCTTTTAATGCAAATCAGAACAGGTCTTGCAAAAATGGGTAAAATGGTAAAAGAAAAGATGACAATTCAAGATTCTGAAACATTATCATCTCAGTCTTTATTAAATACAAGACCATTAAATGCTCTTATCCTTGATTTCTTTGGTTCTGGACAGTTATCACAGTTCATGGACCAATCAAACCCACTAGCTGAACTTACTCATAAAAGAAGAATATCAGCACTTGGACCTGGAGGACTTTCAAGAGAAAGAGCGGGATTCGAAGTAAGAGACGTACATGACTCTCACTATGGAAGAGTTTGTCCTATAGAAACTCCAGAAGGACCAAACATAGGTCTTATTGGATCACTTGCTACTTATGCAAAAGTAAATAAATATGGATTTATAGAAACTCCATATATTAAAATAGAAAATGGAAAAGTAAACTTTGACAGAATAGATTACTTAGCTTCTGATGAAGAAGATGGATTATTTATAGCTCAGGCCGATACTAAAATAGGTGAAAATGGAGAGCTTTTAGGAGAGGTTACATGTAGATTTGGACATGAAATCGTTCAAATTCCTGGAGAAAAAGTTGACTATTTAGATGTATCTCCTAAACAGGTTGTATCTGTATCAGCAGGATTAATTCCATTCTTAGAGCACGATGACGCCAACCGTGCACTTATGGGATCTAACATGCAGAGACAGGCTGTACCATTACTTAGAACAGAAGCTCCTTATGTAGGAACAGGTCTTGAAAGAAAAGTTGCAGTTGACTCTGGGGCAGTTGTAATTTCAAGTGTTGATGGAGTAGTAACTTATGTAGATGCAAGCAAGATAAAAATAGAAGAAGATGGAACTGGAAAAGAGTATACATACAGACTTCTTAACCATGAGCGTTCAAACCAAGCAATGTGTTTACATCAAAAACCAATCGCAGATGTTGGTGAAAGAGTTAAAAAAGGTGATGTAATAGCTGATGGACCTGCTACAAAAGGTGGAGATCTTGCACTTGGAAGAAATATTCTTATGGCATTCATGCCTTGGGAAGGATATAACTACGAAGACGCAATCTTAATATCTGACAGATTAAGAAAAGATGATGTATTTACATCTATACATATAGAAGAATATGAAATAGAAGCAAGAAATACTAAACTTGGAGACGAAGAAATAACAAGAGAAATACCAAATGTATCAGAAGAAGCTGTAAGAAATCTTGATGCAAATGGTATAATAGTTGTAGGAGCAGAAGTTGAAGCAGGAGATATTCTTGTTGGTAAAACTGCACCTAAAGGAGAAACAGAACCTCCTGCAGAAGAAAAATTATTAAGAGCAATATTCGGAGAAAAAGCAAGAGATGTAAGAGATACATCACTTAGAATGCCTCACGGATCAAAAGGAACAGTAGTTGAAGTTCTTGAACTTTCAAGAGAAAATGGAGACGATTTAAAAGCTGGTGTAAATAAAGCAATAAGAGTATTTGTGGCTGAAAAAAGAAAGATAACAGTTGGAGATAAAATGTCTGGTCGTCATGGAAACAAAGGGGTTGTTTCTAGAGTTTTACCAGCTGAAGATATGCCATTCTTAGCAGATGGAACACATCTAGATGTTGTTCTTAACCCACTTGGAGTGCCTTCTCGTATGAATATCGGACAGGTACTTGAAGTTCACTTAGGACTTGCTCTTCAAAAGATCCCTAACAAAGATGAAAGATATATAGCAACACCTGTATTTGACGGGGCATCAGAAGATGAAGTTAAAGATTTCTTAGAGAAGTCAGGATATCCAAGAAGTGGTAAAGTTACATTATATGATGGAAGAACAGGAGAAAAATTTGATAACCCTGTTACTGTAGGAATCATGTATATGTTAAAACTTCACCACCTTGTAGAAGATAAAATGCACGCAAGAGCAATAGGACCTTATTCATTAGTTACTCAACAACCTCTAGGAGGAAAAGCTCAATTTGGAGGACAAAGACTTGGAGAAATGGAAGTTTGGGCTCTTGAAGCATACGGAGCATCAAATATTCTTCAAGAAATGCTTACTGTTAAATCAGATGATATTAATGGAAGAACTAAAACTTATGAAGCAATAGTAAAAGGAGAAGATATGCCTGAAGCAGATCTTCCAGAATCTTTCAAAGTTTTATTAAAAGAATTCCAAGCAATCGCACTAGATGTTGAGTTATTTGACAAAGAAGGAAACTTAATCAATGTTGATGAAGATATAAATAAAGAGGAAGCTATAACAGAATTCTCTTTAGCATCATTAACTGAAAAAGAATAATTAGCGTCACTATAAGTGTATTTATTTAATATTATAAAGTGTAAAAACTTTATCTCGATTAAGGAGGCTTTACATTTAATATGGGAATAAAAAGTTTTGAAAAAATAAGAATAAAACTTGCTTCTCCTGAAAAAATTTACGAATGGTCACATGGAGAAGTTACAAAACCAGAAACAATTAACTACAGAACATTAAATCCTGAAATGGATGGATTATTCTGTGAAAGAATATTCGGACCAAGCAAGGACTGGGAATGTGCGTGTGGAAAATATAAAAGAATGAGATATAAAGGTTTAGTTTGTGAAAAATGTGGTGTTGAAGTAACTAAATCTAAAGTAAGAAGAGAAAGAATGGGGCATATAGCTTTAGCTGCCCCTGTATCTCATATATGGTATTCTAAAGGAACACCTAATAAGATGGCATTAGTTCTTGGAATTTCTCCAAAAGAACTTGAATCAATCTTATATTTTGCAAGATATATTGTTATAGAAAGTAGTGAAGAAACTCTTCCTGTAGGTAAAATATTAAACGAAAAAGAATATAAACTTTTCAAACAAATGTATGGAAATGCATTTGATGCAAAAATGGGAGCAGAAGCTATCTTAAAACTTTTAGAAGATTTAAATCTTCCAGTATTAAGAGAAGAATTAGAAAAAGAACTTGATGATGTAAATTCTAGCCAAAAAAGAAAGAAAGTAGCTAAGAGATTAAAAATAGTAAGAGACTTTATGGAATCTAATAACCAACCAAGCTGGATGATTCTTAAAAATGTTCCTGTTATTCCTG
This genomic interval carries:
- the nusG gene encoding transcription termination/antitermination protein NusG, which produces MKTVLEKKWFMIHTYSGYEKKVKTDLEQKLEALGMNTIVTKVLVPEEQSVELRRGKKKTISRKLFPGYVMLEMYATREESEDGINYSVDSDAWYVVRNTNGVTGFVGVGSDPIPMEEEEVKNIFKVIGYSVENSESEDAELIAVDFAEGDYVTLLEGGFAGQQGKVAEINLENRKVKVMVEMFGRMTPVEVNITGVEKD
- the rplK gene encoding 50S ribosomal protein L11, encoding MAKEVIKIIKLQLPAGKANPAPPVGPALGQHGVNIMEFCKAFNAKTQDKSGWIIPVEISVYNDRSFTFIMKTPPASDLLKKAAGVQSGAGNSKKQVAGTITKEKLKEIAETKMPDLNAGSLEAAMSIIAGSARSMGIKIED
- the rplJ gene encoding 50S ribosomal protein L10 encodes the protein MANQAKVQAVAELADRIKRAQSIVLVDYQGINVKDETKLRKSLRESGGEYLVAKNRLFKIALKEAGVEDSFDDILEGTTAFAFGYDDVVAPAKVMNEVSKANAKAKIFNIKGGYLSGKRVSEAEVVALASLPSREQLLSMVLNGMLGPVRKLAYGLVAVADKKEAAAE
- the rpoB gene encoding DNA-directed RNA polymerase subunit beta, yielding MGKLVERLNFGKIKERGEMPHFLEFQLNSYEDFIQANKNPLSREDKGLESAFREIFPIESSNGDIKLEYIAYELHEAEKPLNDELECKKRGKTYSASLKVRLRLTNKKSGNEIQESLVYFGELPLMTPRGTFIINGAERVVVSQLHRSPGVSFDKEVNLQIGKDLFVGKIIPYKGTWLEFETDKNDFLNVKIDRKKKVLATVFLKAIDFFDTNEDIMNEFLEIKELDLSTFYEKYANKQDLLDELKVKMEGSFLKEDIIDEENGEFIGEASTVISEELISKIIDKRIMSITYWEVKPEEKILANTILNDSTETKEEAVTEVFKKLRPGDLVTIDSAKSLIKQMFFNPQRYDLEPVGRYKLNKRLGLDIPETQILLTKDDIVRTMEIIMDLYNGEGHTDDIDNLCNRRIRGVGELLLMQIRTGLAKMGKMVKEKMTIQDSETLSSQSLLNTRPLNALILDFFGSGQLSQFMDQSNPLAELTHKRRISALGPGGLSRERAGFEVRDVHDSHYGRVCPIETPEGPNIGLIGSLATYAKVNKYGFIETPYIKIENGKVNFDRIDYLASDEEDGLFIAQADTKIGENGELLGEVTCRFGHEIVQIPGEKVDYLDVSPKQVVSVSAGLIPFLEHDDANRALMGSNMQRQAVPLLRTEAPYVGTGLERKVAVDSGAVVISSVDGVVTYVDASKIKIEEDGTGKEYTYRLLNHERSNQAMCLHQKPIADVGERVKKGDVIADGPATKGGDLALGRNILMAFMPWEGYNYEDAILISDRLRKDDVFTSIHIEEYEIEARNTKLGDEEITREIPNVSEEAVRNLDANGIIVVGAEVEAGDILVGKTAPKGETEPPAEEKLLRAIFGEKARDVRDTSLRMPHGSKGTVVEVLELSRENGDDLKAGVNKAIRVFVAEKRKITVGDKMSGRHGNKGVVSRVLPAEDMPFLADGTHLDVVLNPLGVPSRMNIGQVLEVHLGLALQKIPNKDERYIATPVFDGASEDEVKDFLEKSGYPRSGKVTLYDGRTGEKFDNPVTVGIMYMLKLHHLVEDKMHARAIGPYSLVTQQPLGGKAQFGGQRLGEMEVWALEAYGASNILQEMLTVKSDDINGRTKTYEAIVKGEDMPEADLPESFKVLLKEFQAIALDVELFDKEGNLINVDEDINKEEAITEFSLASLTEKE
- the rplL gene encoding 50S ribosomal protein L7/L12, encoding MAFNKEQFIADLEAMSVLELRELVSALEEHFGVTAAAPVAVAAGPVAAEVEEKTEFDVVLTNAGDKKIGVIKEIRGITGLGLKEAKDLADNGGVIKEGASKEEAAEIKAKLEAAGATVEVK
- the rpmG gene encoding 50S ribosomal protein L33, with product MRVNIQLECTECKRRNYSTSKNKKNTTERLEVNKYCKWDKKVTLHKETKK
- the rplA gene encoding 50S ribosomal protein L1 — encoded protein: MAKHRGKKYLEVAKLVDTTKLYEVKEALELIKKTRTAKFLETIEVALRLGVDPRHASQQIRGTVVLPHGTGKTVKILAITQGENINKALEAGADYAGAEEYIEKIQQGWLDFDIVIATPDMMPKLGRLGKILGTKGLMPNPKSGTVTPNIAAAVSEFKKGKLAFRVDKLGSIHVPIGKADFDDEKVYENFKAFMGEIIRLKPADAKGQYLRTVAVSLTMGPGVKIDPLLVAKEIGA
- the secE gene encoding preprotein translocase subunit SecE, with the protein product MKLFKDVKMEYSKVEWPRKKQVVHATVWVVVMSVALSIYLGVFDIVALRLLKILVSLFGGQ